From Candidatus Palauibacter australiensis:
CGTGGGCACGTACGGGCGCGGGTTCTGGATCTTCGACGACCTGTCGCCGATCCAGCAGATGACGCCGGAGGTGATGGCCTCGGCCTCGCACCTGTTCGCGCCGCGCGACGCGTACCGCTTCCGGCCGATCACGCCCCCCTCGATCCCCTATGACGACCCCACGATCGGAGAGGACCCGGAGTACGGGGCCTCGCTCAACTACTGGCTCGCAGCGGCGGCCTCCGAGGGGCCGACGATCGAGATCCTGGATGGGTCGGGGACGGTCGTGCGCACGCTGGAGGGGCGGAACCGCGCGGGCGTGAACCGGATCCACTGGGACCTGAGGGACGAACCCAACGAGCCGATCCGGATGCTCACGCCGCCCAGGTACGCCGAGCACATCGAGGTCGGAGACGAGGGACGGCCGGCGCCGGGCGGGGCGCAGATCTCGGTGCTGATGCCGCCGGGACAGTACACGGTGCGGCTCACGGTGGACGGGGCGACGCACGAGCAGCCGCTCACCGTGCTGAAGGACCCGCATTCCGCGGGGACGGAGGCGGACATCGCAGAGCAGCTCGCCTTCATCCGCGAGGTGCGGGAGGACGTAGTGCGGGCCGGCGAGGCGGTGCATCGCGTCGAGGCGATGCGGGTGCAGCTTCGGACGCTGTCGCGGTTTGCGGAGGAGGAGGACCTCGCGGCGTCGGTCGAGGACTTGCGGCAGAAGCTGATGGAACTGCAGGAGACGATGGTCGACCTGCGCCTCACGGGGCAGGGGCAGGACGGCGTGCGCTTCGAGGCGCGGCTCCTGCAGAAGCTCGGCTACCTCGTCGGCGCGCTCTCCATCGCGGATTTCCGGCCCACGGACCAGGAGATGGAGGTGAAGGTCATCCTCCACGAGGCGCTGGAGACCCACCTGGCCGAGCTCGAAGAGTTGGTGCGGACGGATGTCGCGGCGCTCAACGAGACGCTGCGCGGCCTCGGCATGCTCATCATCACCGACGACGCGTTCTGAGCCGCGCCGCCGCCGGACGTTCCCGCGGGAACGTCTTTCGGACTCGGCGCGGCGGCGGATCGGGTGAGAGAGAGCCGCTGAAGAGGAGGAAGTCGCCATGATCGATCGACGAAGCTTCATCGGAGCCAGCGTTGCCGGAGGACTCGGTGCGGTGGCCGCGGCCTCGGGCTGCGCGCCGGAAGGCGGGTCAGACAGTTCCGCCGCCAGCGACGCGGGCGGTGCAGCGGCCGTGCCGCCGTTCGAGCTGGACGAGGTGACGGTCGACGAACTCCAGGCGAGCATGGCGTCGGGCGAGCGCACGGCCCGCTCGATCGCGGAGATGTACCTCGAACGCATCGAGGCGCTGGACGGGCAGGGGCCCGAACTGCGCTCGATCATCGAGACGAACCCCGACGCGCTCGCGATCGCGGACGAACTCGACGCCGAGCGCGCGGCGGGGAACGTGCGCGGCCCGCTGCACGGCATCCCCGTCTCGCTCAAGGACAACATCGACACGCACGACCGGATGACGACGACGGCGGGTTCGCTCGCACTGGAAGGCTCGATCCCGCCGCAGGACTCGTTCGTGGCCGCCCGGCTGCGCGAGGCGGGCGCCGTCATCCTCGCCAAGGCGAACCTCAGCGAGTGGGCGTACTTCCGGGGCGTGCGCGCGACCTCCGGGTGGAGCGCGCGCGGCGGCCAGTGCCGGAACCCCTACGCGCTTGACCGGAACCCGTGCGGTTCGAGTTCCGGCTCCGGCGTCGCGGCGTCGGCCAACCTCTGCGCGCTCACGGTGGGGACGGAGACGGGCGGCTCCATCATGTGTCCCTCCTCGAGCAACGGCATCGTGGGGATCAAGCCGACCGTCGGATTGTGGAGCCGGGCCGGGGTCATCCCCATCTCCCATTCACAGGACACGGCGGGCCCCATGTGCCGGACGGTTCGCGATGCGGCCGCCCTGCTCGGGGCCTGCACGGGCCTGGACCCGCGAGATCCCGCCACCTCCGCGAGCGAGGGCCGCGCGCACACCGATTACACGCAGTTCCTCGACGCGGCCGGGCTTCAGGGGGCCCGGATTGGGGTCGTGCGCAGCTTCCTCGGCTTCGACCCGCGCGTGCTGGCGCTGTTCGACGAGGCGATCGAAGCCATGCGGGCCGACGGCGCGGTCATCGTGGATCCGGCCAACATGGACGCCGCGGCGTGGAACGACCCTCTTTCGCTCGTGCTGCTCGAATACGAGTTCAAGGCCGACCTCAACGCCTACCTGGCCGGGCTGGGTCCGGACGCCCCGGTGACGAGCCTGGCCGAGGTCATCGAGTTCAACGAGCGGAACGCCGAGCGGGAGATGCCGTACTTCGGCCAGGAGCGCCTGATCGCCTCGCAGGCGCGGGGACCGCTCACAGACCCCGAATACCTGAACGCCGTCGCCACCATTCAGCGCGCGAATCGGGAGGATGGGATCGACCGCCTGGCGCGGGAGCACGAGCTGGACGCGATCGTCGCGCCCACGCGCGACCTGCCGTGGCCGACCGACCACATCAAGGGGGACCGGCTCGACGGGGGATCGTCCGCCGCGCCCGCCGCCATCGCCGGCTACCCCGACATCACGGTGCCGATGGGATTCGTGCGCGGACTTCCGGCCGGGGTCTCGTTCTTCGGGCCGGCCTGGACGGAGCCCGCGCTGCTGCGCATCGCCTACGCCTACGAGCAGGCCACGCAGCAGCGGAGGGCGCCGACGTTCGCCGCAACGCTCGGCTGATCCGGGACGCGGCGTTGCTTCGGGCGCCCGCCCGTAGCGTCAGCCGCCGCGGACGAGGGCGATGCTGCCGTTGACGGTACTCACCTCGATTTCCGGTCCGCCCGCGCCGATCTCGCCGGAGGCGGACTTGGGTCCCCAGCGCCCGCGGATCGTCAACGGAAACTCAGTGTCGATGGCGCCGTTGACCGTCCGAATGTCGACGTCGGCATCGGTGCCGGTCGGGAGCACGAGCCGGATCCCTCCGTTCACCGTCTTGAAGCGAAGGTCATCGGAGATCTCGCCCCCCAGCCGCGCCTCGATCTCCCCGTTCACGGTCTCCGCGGACACCGGGCCGTTGCCTTCCACCGCGATCCCGCCGTTCACGGTCCGCGCCTCCACGTCATCCGCGATCCCCCGTGCCTCGATCTCCCCGTTTACCGTTCGAGCCTCGAGTTCGACGCCCGCGGGCACCTCGACCGTGAATTGCACCTTCACGTCGTTGTTGTTGACGCTCATGCGGTAGTCGTCCCCCCGGCCGCAGCGGTTCGGGTCGCGCCCGCGCCTCGTCGGGTAGACGGCGCAGATCAGGACGCCCCGCGAGTCCTCGACCACTTCGATGCGGACCGAATCCGGATCGTCGTCGTCCCATTCCTTCGTGGCCCGGACTCGCACTTCGCTGCCGCTCGCCGCGCTCGCCGTGACGGAGCCGTTCACGCCCCGGATCGTGACCGCGTCTCCGCGATCCACGGATCCCTGCCATTCGAAGTCCTGGGCCCGCGCTTCCGCCGCCCCCAGGCACACCAGCCATGCCGCCGCCGCGGCGAGTCGTCGCACTGTATTCCGCATCACGCTGCTCCCGGTTCTCGTGGGTTCCTGGCTATCTCGTGGGTTCCTGACTATCGAGGTCGGGGGTGCGCTCCCCCGGCCGGACGAGGAGGATGTCTCCGTCGAACGACTTCAGCGTCACGGCGGCCGATCCATCGCCGACCGTGAACTCTCCTCCCCGCACGCTGCCTCCCTGAAACTGGACGGGGAACGATGGGACGAGTTCTCCGTCGAAGGTGGACACGGAGACGCGGGCGCCGGCGTCCTCCGGGACGGCGAACGTCACGTCGCCGTCGTGGGTGCTGAGCGAGTAGCTACCGTCGCCGTGAAGGGCGCCGTCGTACCAGACGTCGCCGTCCACGGTGGCGACCGAGATGGCGCGCGTGTCGGCGTTCGTGACGATGATGTCCGCGTCGATGCCGCTGATGCTCATGCCTCCCGCCACCTGATC
This genomic window contains:
- a CDS encoding amidase — translated: MIDRRSFIGASVAGGLGAVAAASGCAPEGGSDSSAASDAGGAAAVPPFELDEVTVDELQASMASGERTARSIAEMYLERIEALDGQGPELRSIIETNPDALAIADELDAERAAGNVRGPLHGIPVSLKDNIDTHDRMTTTAGSLALEGSIPPQDSFVAARLREAGAVILAKANLSEWAYFRGVRATSGWSARGGQCRNPYALDRNPCGSSSGSGVAASANLCALTVGTETGGSIMCPSSSNGIVGIKPTVGLWSRAGVIPISHSQDTAGPMCRTVRDAAALLGACTGLDPRDPATSASEGRAHTDYTQFLDAAGLQGARIGVVRSFLGFDPRVLALFDEAIEAMRADGAVIVDPANMDAAAWNDPLSLVLLEYEFKADLNAYLAGLGPDAPVTSLAEVIEFNERNAEREMPYFGQERLIASQARGPLTDPEYLNAVATIQRANREDGIDRLAREHELDAIVAPTRDLPWPTDHIKGDRLDGGSSAAPAAIAGYPDITVPMGFVRGLPAGVSFFGPAWTEPALLRIAYAYEQATQQRRAPTFAATLG
- a CDS encoding sialidase, with amino-acid sequence VGTYGRGFWIFDDLSPIQQMTPEVMASASHLFAPRDAYRFRPITPPSIPYDDPTIGEDPEYGASLNYWLAAAASEGPTIEILDGSGTVVRTLEGRNRAGVNRIHWDLRDEPNEPIRMLTPPRYAEHIEVGDEGRPAPGGAQISVLMPPGQYTVRLTVDGATHEQPLTVLKDPHSAGTEADIAEQLAFIREVREDVVRAGEAVHRVEAMRVQLRTLSRFAEEEDLAASVEDLRQKLMELQETMVDLRLTGQGQDGVRFEARLLQKLGYLVGALSIADFRPTDQEMEVKVILHEALETHLAELEELVRTDVAALNETLRGLGMLIITDDAF